A region from the Arthrobacter gengyunqii genome encodes:
- the lexA gene encoding transcriptional repressor LexA, with amino-acid sequence MIQRSVSTNGYPPTMREIGDTVGLASLSSVTHQLMQLEKLGYIRRDPKRPRAMEILIPLMLRDGTSGAGEGDSGRPGSGTARNHAAGNGPAVSAAAGGSTVRQDEGAEPAPALASVTELATSVDTAMVPLVGRIAAGGPILAEQVVEDIMPLPRQLVGHGDLFMLKVSGDSMVDAAICDGDWVVVRRQPTAENGDIVAALLDDEATVKTFRQRNGHTWLLPQNTRYEPIVGDHAVIMGKVVSVMRSL; translated from the coding sequence ATGATTCAGCGGTCCGTGAGCACCAACGGCTACCCGCCCACCATGCGCGAAATCGGTGACACCGTGGGATTGGCCAGCCTGTCCAGCGTGACCCACCAGCTCATGCAGCTGGAAAAGCTTGGCTACATCCGGCGTGATCCGAAGCGCCCGCGCGCCATGGAGATCCTCATTCCCCTGATGCTGCGCGACGGAACCTCCGGTGCCGGAGAAGGCGACTCGGGACGTCCCGGCTCCGGGACCGCCCGCAACCACGCGGCCGGCAACGGTCCAGCCGTCTCCGCGGCTGCGGGCGGCAGCACTGTCCGGCAGGACGAGGGAGCAGAGCCTGCCCCGGCACTGGCATCGGTAACCGAGCTTGCCACTTCCGTTGACACCGCCATGGTGCCCCTGGTTGGCCGCATCGCTGCCGGCGGTCCCATCCTCGCGGAACAGGTTGTCGAGGACATCATGCCGCTGCCCCGCCAGCTGGTGGGACACGGAGACCTCTTCATGCTGAAGGTCTCCGGCGACTCCATGGTGGATGCGGCCATCTGCGACGGCGACTGGGTGGTTGTCCGCCGCCAGCCTACGGCGGAGAACGGCGACATAGTGGCTGCCCTGCTCGACGACGAGGCTACGGTCAAAACCTTCCGCCAGCGTAACGGCCACACATGGCTGCTGCCCCAGAACACCCGGTACGAGCCGATCGTTGGCGATCACGCCGTGATCATGGGCAAGGTTGTTTCAGTCATGCGTTCGCTGTAG
- a CDS encoding SseB family protein, with translation MAERALPGHIAAALAGAGGPADSAGQSWAGRDLSGDGNPLHNFDADDGSADAGYLTALAALEEGSGTEAQVVATLATARVFVPIVATLAEEAESDHGLVADKEADMALVTLTAPDGRKALPVFTSVPALQKWHPKARPVAVYAARAALSAVSEEAQLLVVDPGADITFVVRRPAMWALAQQRDWTPSYADPEVARAVSAAVDVEPSVTGVELVQGPGTATRSARGSVIAGGGAGPELRMVLHLAPGLDAQAVQGIAGLLQQRLAADPLFVERVDSLELKITR, from the coding sequence ATGGCTGAACGCGCCCTTCCCGGCCACATTGCCGCCGCCCTTGCCGGGGCAGGCGGCCCGGCCGACTCCGCCGGCCAGTCCTGGGCCGGCCGGGACCTGTCCGGCGACGGCAACCCGCTGCACAATTTCGACGCCGACGATGGCAGTGCCGATGCCGGCTACCTGACCGCGCTGGCCGCCCTGGAAGAGGGCAGCGGGACTGAAGCGCAGGTGGTGGCCACGCTGGCCACCGCCCGCGTGTTCGTTCCCATCGTCGCCACCCTGGCCGAGGAGGCGGAATCAGACCACGGGCTGGTTGCGGACAAAGAAGCCGACATGGCGCTGGTCACGCTCACGGCCCCTGACGGACGCAAGGCCCTGCCGGTGTTTACGTCCGTGCCTGCGTTGCAGAAGTGGCATCCGAAGGCCCGTCCGGTCGCCGTGTATGCCGCACGTGCTGCGCTCTCGGCCGTGTCGGAGGAGGCCCAGCTGCTGGTGGTGGATCCCGGTGCGGACATCACGTTTGTGGTGCGCCGTCCGGCCATGTGGGCGCTCGCCCAGCAGCGGGACTGGACGCCGTCGTACGCTGATCCGGAAGTGGCCCGGGCAGTGTCCGCGGCAGTCGACGTCGAACCGTCCGTTACAGGTGTGGAGCTCGTCCAGGGGCCGGGGACGGCGACCCGTTCGGCGCGCGGGTCAGTCATCGCCGGAGGCGGTGCCGGTCCTGAGCTTAGAATGGTTCTTCACCTGGCACCGGGACTGGATGCACAGGCGGTGCAGGGCATCGCCGGATTGCTGCAGCAACGCCTCGCTGCCGATCCTTTATTTGTTGAGCGCGTGGATTCACTGGAACTGAAAATCACGCGCTGA
- the dapF gene encoding diaminopimelate epimerase, which produces MNTTLSAALSASGLPASLAGLPFAKGHGTGNDFVLVADPDGGREVSAAEVAAVCDRHRGIGADGFIRAVRSEHLPEGQALLQSDPAAEWFMDYRNADGSISEMCGNGVRVFVHFLLAEGLVSLAEGETLVIGTRAGLKTVARVDKGYAVDMGPWEFIHPDHAAAKAMDAVVNAAGLEVPRPGLSVSMGNPHTVVALAELSELAATSLVAAPTVQPEPEHGTNVEFVVPAEPLVENGVGLLTMRVHERGVGETLSCGTGACAAAVATRFWAGRDAPNEWAVTVPGGVVGVRFLTAEDGREHVELSGPAVLIARGTLL; this is translated from the coding sequence TGAACACAACACTCTCTGCTGCCCTGTCCGCTTCCGGCTTGCCCGCTTCCCTGGCCGGCCTTCCCTTCGCCAAAGGCCACGGCACCGGCAACGATTTTGTCCTGGTGGCCGACCCCGACGGCGGACGCGAGGTCAGCGCCGCTGAAGTGGCTGCAGTGTGCGACCGGCACCGGGGCATCGGAGCCGACGGGTTCATCCGGGCTGTGCGCTCGGAGCACCTGCCCGAAGGCCAGGCACTGTTGCAGAGCGATCCCGCGGCGGAATGGTTCATGGACTACCGCAACGCGGACGGCAGCATCTCCGAGATGTGCGGCAACGGGGTTCGGGTCTTCGTGCACTTCCTGCTGGCCGAAGGGCTGGTAAGCCTGGCCGAAGGGGAAACCCTGGTCATTGGCACCCGTGCCGGGCTCAAAACCGTTGCACGCGTGGACAAGGGGTACGCCGTGGACATGGGCCCCTGGGAGTTCATCCACCCCGACCATGCCGCTGCAAAGGCCATGGACGCCGTCGTCAACGCCGCCGGGCTGGAAGTGCCGCGGCCCGGCCTCTCCGTCAGCATGGGAAACCCGCACACCGTGGTGGCCCTGGCGGAACTGTCCGAGCTGGCGGCCACCAGCCTGGTTGCGGCACCCACCGTGCAGCCCGAGCCGGAGCACGGCACCAACGTGGAATTCGTTGTCCCCGCTGAACCCCTGGTGGAGAACGGCGTTGGACTGCTGACCATGCGCGTCCATGAGCGCGGCGTGGGGGAGACCCTCTCCTGCGGCACGGGAGCCTGCGCCGCCGCCGTCGCCACCCGTTTCTGGGCCGGCCGCGATGCTCCGAACGAGTGGGCTGTCACGGTGCCCGGCGGCGTCGTCGGCGTCCGATTCCTTACCGCTGAAGACGGCCGTGAACACGTGGAGCTCAGCGGCCCCGCGGTCCTGATCGCGCGCGGGACCCTGCTCTAG
- a CDS encoding class I SAM-dependent methyltransferase produces the protein MGSDHYFSSQPSGPEVRRPLHVTLDGRERTLATSGGIFSPDAIDKGTVVLLDEVPDPSPAGNLLDIGCGWGPVALTMALKSPAARVYAVDVNERCLALTRDNAAALGLDNVSASRPEDVDPELRFETIWSNPPIRIGKDELHALLLLWLPRLAPNGTAWLVVQKNLGADSLQKWIAEQLGSGYAVSRHSTAKSFRVLKIARNPEDS, from the coding sequence ATGGGTTCAGACCATTACTTCAGTTCACAGCCCTCGGGCCCCGAGGTCCGCAGGCCGCTTCATGTCACGCTGGACGGCCGCGAGCGTACGCTTGCCACCTCCGGCGGGATCTTCAGCCCCGACGCCATCGACAAGGGAACCGTGGTCCTCCTGGACGAAGTTCCCGATCCCTCCCCCGCCGGCAACCTGCTGGACATTGGCTGCGGCTGGGGGCCGGTGGCACTGACCATGGCCCTGAAGTCCCCCGCAGCCCGCGTCTACGCCGTGGACGTCAACGAACGGTGCCTGGCCCTGACCCGCGACAATGCCGCCGCACTGGGCCTGGACAATGTCAGCGCCTCCCGTCCGGAGGACGTCGATCCGGAGCTGCGGTTCGAGACCATCTGGTCCAATCCGCCCATCCGCATCGGCAAGGACGAACTGCATGCCCTGCTGCTCCTTTGGCTGCCCCGCCTTGCTCCGAACGGGACGGCGTGGCTTGTGGTGCAGAAAAACCTGGGGGCGGATTCGCTGCAGAAGTGGATCGCCGAGCAGCTGGGTTCCGGCTACGCGGTGTCCCGCCACAGCACCGCCAAGTCGTTCCGGGTTCTGAAGATTGCCCGAAATCCCGAAGACAGCTAA
- a CDS encoding histidinol-phosphate transaminase, producing MTEQLARLNRLPLRDDLRGLTPYGAPQLDVPILLNVNENTHGLPVSVREAIAASVEQAVAGLNRYPDREFTELRERLAAYLGHGLTAENIWAGNGSNEVLQQILQAFGGPGRTAMSFPPTYSMYPLLASGTGTRYVTGTRDSDFGLTAEAAAEQVRAQAPNIVFLCTPNNPTGTALSLDVIEAVYDAGAASQAIVIVDEAYGEFFHAGTPSALQLLPGRERLIVSRTMSKAFALAGARVGYLAAAPEVTDALRLVRLPYHLSAITQATANAALEHADALLANVEAIKVQRDRIVSELLALGLKPAASDANFVFFGGLENPRAVWEGLLEAGVLVRDVGIPGHLRVTAGTEPETGAFLARLRELLAGGVR from the coding sequence GTGACTGAACAGCTGGCGAGACTGAACCGACTTCCCCTGCGCGATGACCTCCGCGGCCTGACGCCTTACGGCGCGCCGCAGCTGGACGTGCCCATCCTGCTCAACGTCAACGAGAACACGCATGGATTGCCCGTGTCGGTGCGCGAGGCGATCGCAGCATCCGTGGAGCAGGCCGTGGCTGGCCTGAACCGCTACCCGGACCGTGAATTCACCGAACTGCGGGAGCGCCTTGCTGCCTACCTCGGCCACGGCCTCACGGCCGAAAACATCTGGGCAGGCAACGGTTCCAATGAGGTCCTGCAGCAGATCCTCCAGGCCTTCGGTGGCCCGGGGCGCACAGCCATGAGCTTTCCTCCCACCTATTCCATGTATCCGCTGCTCGCCAGCGGAACCGGCACCCGCTACGTCACGGGAACCCGGGACTCCGACTTCGGGCTCACTGCGGAGGCGGCCGCGGAGCAGGTTCGCGCCCAGGCACCGAACATCGTCTTCCTTTGCACTCCGAACAATCCCACGGGCACGGCGCTCTCCCTTGATGTCATCGAGGCGGTCTATGACGCGGGAGCCGCCTCGCAGGCCATTGTGATCGTGGATGAGGCCTACGGCGAGTTCTTCCATGCCGGCACGCCCAGCGCGCTGCAACTGCTGCCCGGACGCGAACGCCTGATCGTTTCAAGGACCATGAGCAAAGCCTTCGCGCTCGCCGGAGCGCGGGTTGGCTATCTGGCCGCCGCCCCCGAGGTCACTGACGCCCTGCGTCTGGTCCGGCTGCCGTACCACCTTTCTGCCATCACGCAGGCTACGGCCAATGCAGCACTGGAACACGCGGACGCTCTGCTCGCCAACGTGGAAGCCATTAAGGTTCAACGCGACCGCATCGTCTCCGAACTGCTGGCCCTGGGCCTGAAGCCGGCCGCCTCTGATGCTAACTTCGTCTTCTTTGGCGGGCTGGAGAATCCCCGCGCTGTCTGGGAAGGCCTGCTCGAGGCAGGTGTGCTGGTGCGCGACGTCGGCATTCCCGGACATTTGCGTGTCACCGCAGGCACGGAACCCGAGACCGGAGCCTTCCTCGCGCGGCTGCGGGAGCTGCTGGCAGGCGGCGTCCGGTAA
- a CDS encoding ATP-dependent DNA helicase — translation MSKDTTGEVLELLDTAVAGMGGQNRPGQHEMARQVTQAIDEGQHLLVQAGTGTGKSLAYLVPLIHHALESPKPTLVSTATLALQSQIVGRDLPRLLKTLKPKLPREVDVALLKGRSNYVCLHKTGGGFPEEEDPAGALFTLGDDHGVAHPSPAPTSAMGREVVRLREWAEETETGDRDDLVPGVSDRSWRQVSVTSMECLGAQKCPMAAECFSERARAQAAVADVVITNHAMLAIAAFEGLAVLPDYDVVVIDEAHELQDRVTGAVTGQLSGTVVTAAVAAARKHTSASVEELASAARAFEQSLEGVPSGLLASGLNEEQEQAVGRIREACRVALSDSKPEPGETADGGRQTARSRLMAVLTICERLISAPSAGEVIWASRPSSFSPSGGFSPPDETAPATLNVAPLSVAGRLREGLFDGHTVVLTSATLAIGSEFGPVAGALGLLGPGAPSWTGTDVGSPFDYPRQGVLYVAKDLPKPERGTSEAQLDEIEALLKASNGGALGLFSSRRAAEDAADAMRSRVDFPILCQGESSMSSLVKQFSEEPDTCLFGTMSLWQGVDVPGAACRLVLIDRIPFPRPDDPLMTARTRAVAKAGGNGFMSVAATHAAVRLAQGAGRLIRAAGDRGVVAVLDSRLATARYGGFLRAALPPFWSTTDRTVVLSVLGRLAEQSEEEERSNGKQRSRK, via the coding sequence ATGAGTAAAGACACCACCGGCGAAGTCCTGGAACTGCTGGACACCGCCGTTGCAGGCATGGGCGGACAAAACCGCCCCGGCCAGCATGAAATGGCCCGCCAGGTCACCCAGGCCATTGACGAGGGGCAGCACCTGCTGGTTCAGGCCGGCACCGGCACCGGCAAGTCGCTGGCCTATCTGGTGCCGCTGATTCACCATGCGCTGGAGAGCCCCAAGCCCACGCTGGTCTCCACGGCCACGCTGGCTTTGCAGTCCCAGATTGTGGGCCGGGACCTGCCCCGGCTGCTGAAAACCCTCAAGCCCAAGCTGCCGCGGGAAGTGGATGTTGCACTGCTCAAGGGGCGCAGCAACTATGTCTGCCTGCACAAGACCGGCGGGGGATTTCCTGAAGAGGAGGATCCCGCCGGTGCCCTGTTCACGCTCGGGGATGACCACGGCGTGGCCCATCCCTCGCCCGCTCCCACGTCGGCCATGGGCCGCGAAGTGGTGCGGCTGCGCGAGTGGGCGGAGGAAACCGAAACCGGTGACCGTGACGACCTCGTTCCCGGCGTCAGCGACCGGTCCTGGCGGCAGGTTTCAGTGACCTCCATGGAGTGCCTCGGCGCTCAGAAATGTCCGATGGCGGCCGAGTGCTTCAGCGAACGCGCACGCGCCCAGGCTGCGGTGGCCGACGTCGTGATCACCAACCACGCCATGTTGGCGATTGCCGCCTTCGAAGGACTGGCGGTGCTGCCGGACTATGACGTGGTGGTGATCGACGAAGCCCACGAGCTGCAGGACCGCGTCACCGGTGCCGTCACCGGGCAGCTGTCCGGCACGGTGGTGACAGCCGCCGTCGCGGCTGCGCGCAAGCACACCTCCGCCAGCGTGGAGGAGCTAGCCTCCGCGGCACGCGCCTTCGAGCAGTCCCTGGAGGGCGTTCCATCCGGGCTGCTGGCCAGCGGGCTGAACGAAGAGCAGGAACAGGCGGTGGGCCGCATTCGCGAGGCCTGCCGTGTGGCACTCTCGGACTCCAAGCCTGAACCCGGAGAAACGGCCGACGGCGGACGCCAGACAGCACGCTCCCGGCTCATGGCGGTCCTCACCATCTGCGAGCGGCTCATCTCCGCTCCGTCGGCCGGCGAAGTGATCTGGGCATCCCGCCCCAGCTCCTTCTCGCCGTCGGGCGGTTTTTCACCGCCCGACGAGACCGCACCGGCCACCTTGAATGTTGCCCCCCTGTCGGTGGCCGGACGCCTTCGCGAGGGATTGTTCGACGGGCACACCGTGGTCCTGACCTCGGCCACCCTGGCCATCGGCTCCGAATTTGGCCCGGTGGCCGGTGCCTTGGGCCTGCTCGGTCCCGGTGCTCCGTCCTGGACTGGAACCGACGTCGGAAGCCCCTTCGACTATCCGCGCCAGGGCGTCCTGTACGTGGCGAAGGACCTGCCCAAGCCGGAGCGCGGCACCTCCGAAGCCCAGCTGGATGAGATTGAAGCGCTGCTCAAGGCATCAAACGGCGGGGCACTGGGCTTGTTTTCCTCGCGCCGGGCCGCTGAAGACGCCGCCGATGCCATGCGGAGCCGGGTTGACTTCCCGATCCTGTGCCAGGGGGAGTCCTCCATGTCCTCCCTCGTGAAGCAGTTCTCCGAGGAACCGGACACCTGTCTCTTTGGCACAATGTCCCTCTGGCAGGGCGTGGACGTTCCCGGTGCCGCCTGCCGGCTTGTGCTGATCGACCGCATTCCGTTTCCACGCCCGGACGATCCGTTGATGACGGCACGCACCCGCGCAGTGGCCAAGGCCGGAGGCAACGGCTTCATGTCCGTTGCTGCGACCCATGCTGCCGTTCGGCTGGCCCAGGGTGCCGGGCGGCTCATCCGTGCCGCGGGGGACCGCGGGGTGGTTGCCGTTCTGGACTCCCGGCTGGCGACAGCCCGCTACGGCGGTTTCCTGCGGGCCGCGCTGCCGCCGTTCTGGTCCACCACTGACCGCACAGTGGTTCTCTCGGTGCTGGGTCGTCTCGCTGAACAGTCCGAGGAGGAAGAGCGTTCGAACGGTAAGCAGCGTTCGCGGAAGTAG
- a CDS encoding LysM peptidoglycan-binding domain-containing protein has translation MTTQTVPPAQKASSLDSSTLDSSTLLQARVPAQSAVHGATQDTASAPNAPAARTGSPLQAESPVPVKPQALRLTRRGRLVFIGVPLMLAAAAALTVLGFFTAPAMASNGGPEVTQTVQVSVAAGDSLWGLAHEFAPDRDPRDVMDDIMELNNLTDPRLAVGAQLYIPIER, from the coding sequence ATGACAACCCAAACAGTCCCGCCCGCCCAGAAAGCTTCATCGCTCGACTCAAGCACGCTCGACTCAAGCACGCTCCTCCAGGCGCGTGTTCCAGCGCAAAGCGCAGTCCACGGTGCAACCCAGGACACTGCTTCGGCCCCCAATGCCCCAGCTGCCCGGACGGGTTCTCCGCTGCAGGCAGAGTCTCCGGTGCCGGTGAAGCCGCAAGCACTGCGACTGACGCGCCGGGGTCGGCTGGTTTTCATAGGTGTGCCGCTGATGCTGGCCGCCGCCGCGGCGCTCACTGTGCTGGGCTTCTTTACCGCTCCCGCCATGGCTTCCAATGGGGGGCCGGAGGTGACCCAAACGGTGCAGGTCAGCGTTGCTGCGGGAGACTCCCTGTGGGGTCTGGCGCATGAGTTCGCCCCGGATCGTGACCCCCGGGACGTCATGGACGACATCATGGAACTCAACAACCTGACGGATCCCCGACTCGCTGTCGGCGCCCAGCTGTACATTCCCATCGAACGCTGA
- the priA gene encoding bifunctional 1-(5-phosphoribosyl)-5-((5-phosphoribosylamino)methylideneamino)imidazole-4-carboxamide isomerase/phosphoribosylanthranilate isomerase PriA, giving the protein MSLVETPVLELLPAVDVADGQAVRLVQGEAGSETSYGDPLDAAMAWQNDGAAWVHLVDLDAAFGRGSNLPLLKRVVDQLDIKVELSGGIRDDASLDMALELGASRVNLGTAALENPEWTASAIARYGEAIAVGLDVRGTTLAARGWTKEGGDLWEVLARLEDAGCPRYVVTDVTKDGTLRGPNLELLREVLQRTDRPVVASGGISSLDDLAALRELVPLGLEGTIVGKALYAGAFTLPQAFDVAGHPER; this is encoded by the coding sequence ATGTCACTTGTTGAAACACCCGTCCTTGAGCTCCTGCCCGCCGTGGACGTAGCCGACGGCCAGGCCGTCCGCCTGGTCCAGGGTGAGGCCGGGAGCGAAACCAGCTACGGCGACCCGCTCGATGCAGCTATGGCCTGGCAGAACGACGGCGCCGCCTGGGTCCATCTGGTGGACCTGGACGCTGCCTTCGGCCGCGGTTCCAACCTGCCGCTGCTCAAGCGCGTGGTGGACCAGCTGGACATCAAGGTGGAGCTGTCCGGCGGCATCCGCGACGACGCCTCCCTGGACATGGCCCTGGAACTGGGAGCCAGCCGGGTCAACCTCGGCACGGCCGCCCTGGAAAACCCGGAATGGACGGCCAGCGCGATTGCCCGCTACGGCGAGGCGATCGCCGTCGGCCTCGATGTCCGCGGCACCACCCTGGCCGCCCGCGGCTGGACCAAGGAAGGCGGGGACCTCTGGGAGGTCCTGGCCCGCCTGGAAGACGCCGGCTGCCCGCGCTATGTGGTCACCGACGTCACCAAGGACGGAACCCTGCGCGGACCCAACCTCGAGCTGCTGCGCGAGGTGCTGCAGCGCACCGACCGTCCCGTGGTCGCCTCCGGCGGCATCTCGTCCCTGGATGACCTGGCCGCTCTGCGCGAACTTGTTCCGCTCGGCCTCGAGGGCACGATCGTGGGCAAGGCCCTTTACGCCGGGGCCTTCACCCTGCCGCAGGCCTTCGACGTCGCCGGCCACCCGGAGCGCTAG
- the hflX gene encoding GTPase HflX: MTINNSRPDTSGSAQSNTELSPEDIQGVIDRILAKESAAEAKAGAPAPRGRAQALSREDAGHSEHDGDQEDLRERHALRRVAGLSTELEDVTEVEYRQLRLERVVLAGLWSEGTAADAENSLQELAALAETAGSEVLDGVIQRRLKPDPGTFLGSGKAQELKDIVAATGADTVIVDSELAPSQRRGLEDIVKVKVIDRTALILDIFAQHAKSREGKAQVELAQLEYLLPRLRGWGESMSRQAGGQVGSASAGMGSRGPGETKIELDRRKIRTRMAKLRREIAGMKPARETKRANRQRNQVPSVAIAGYTNAGKSSLLNRLTDAGVLVENALFATLDPTIRKAQTEDGIGYTLADTVGFVRSLPTQLVEAFRSTLEEVADADLILHVVDASHPDPEGQIAAVRTVLTDVDARNIPEIVVLNKADAADPFVLERLRQKERRHVVVSARTGEGIEELLQAISEGIPRPAVDLTLMVPYDRGDVVSRLHSPDTEILSVDHSETGTKLHVMVREGLAAELEPFVTHE, translated from the coding sequence ATGACGATCAACAATTCCCGTCCTGACACGTCCGGATCCGCCCAGTCCAACACGGAGCTGAGCCCGGAAGACATTCAGGGGGTCATTGACAGAATCCTCGCCAAGGAGAGCGCTGCGGAGGCCAAGGCAGGCGCGCCGGCACCGCGCGGCAGGGCCCAGGCTCTGTCCCGTGAAGACGCGGGGCATTCTGAGCACGACGGCGATCAGGAGGATCTGCGCGAGCGGCACGCACTGCGCCGCGTGGCGGGTCTGTCCACCGAACTCGAGGATGTTACCGAGGTCGAGTACCGGCAGCTGCGCCTGGAACGGGTGGTGCTGGCGGGACTGTGGAGTGAAGGAACGGCGGCCGACGCCGAGAATTCACTGCAGGAACTGGCCGCACTCGCTGAAACGGCGGGGTCCGAGGTTCTGGACGGCGTGATCCAGCGCCGGCTGAAGCCCGATCCGGGCACCTTCCTGGGATCCGGCAAGGCCCAGGAACTCAAGGACATCGTGGCCGCCACCGGCGCTGACACGGTCATCGTGGACAGCGAACTGGCCCCGTCCCAGCGCCGCGGACTGGAAGACATCGTCAAGGTCAAGGTCATTGACCGGACGGCCCTCATCCTGGACATTTTTGCCCAGCACGCCAAGTCCCGCGAGGGCAAGGCCCAGGTGGAACTGGCCCAGCTTGAGTACCTGCTCCCGCGCCTGCGCGGCTGGGGCGAATCCATGTCCCGCCAGGCCGGCGGCCAGGTGGGCAGCGCAAGCGCCGGCATGGGTTCACGTGGTCCCGGTGAAACCAAGATTGAGCTGGACCGGCGGAAAATCCGCACCCGGATGGCGAAACTGCGGCGCGAAATCGCCGGCATGAAACCCGCACGCGAAACCAAGCGGGCCAACCGCCAGCGCAACCAGGTTCCGTCGGTGGCCATCGCCGGATACACCAACGCGGGCAAGTCATCGCTGCTTAACCGCCTCACGGACGCCGGAGTCCTCGTGGAGAACGCCCTGTTCGCCACTCTGGACCCCACCATCCGCAAGGCACAGACCGAAGACGGTATCGGGTACACCCTGGCGGACACCGTCGGGTTTGTCCGGTCCCTGCCGACGCAGCTGGTGGAGGCATTCCGGTCCACGCTGGAAGAAGTGGCAGACGCCGATCTGATCCTGCACGTCGTTGATGCTTCGCACCCGGACCCGGAGGGCCAGATCGCCGCAGTGCGAACCGTGCTGACGGACGTCGATGCCCGCAACATTCCGGAAATCGTTGTCCTGAACAAGGCCGATGCAGCGGATCCGTTTGTCCTGGAACGGCTGCGGCAGAAAGAACGCCGCCATGTTGTGGTCTCCGCCCGGACCGGTGAAGGCATCGAGGAACTCCTGCAAGCCATCTCAGAAGGGATTCCCCGCCCCGCGGTGGACCTGACGTTGATGGTTCCCTACGACCGTGGAGACGTGGTGTCACGGCTGCACAGTCCTGACACCGAGATCCTCTCCGTGGATCACTCTGAAACGGGAACCAAGCTGCACGTCATGGTCCGCGAAGGCCTGGCTGCTGAACTGGAGCCGTTCGTCACCCATGAGTAA
- the hisH gene encoding imidazole glycerol phosphate synthase subunit HisH, producing MSRNVTVLDYGSGNIRSAVRALEHVGANVTLSSKSTDVLNADGLLVPGVGAFAAVMQGLKEVDALRLIGRRIAGGRPVMGICVGLQVLFDEGVEHGVRTPGMGEWPGVVERLDAEVVPHMGWNTVQPPEGSKLFAGIEDERFYFVHSYGVQKWDFDVTQPAMRAPAVTWAEHGSRFIAAVENGPLTATQFHPEKSGDAGAALLENWLKTLG from the coding sequence ATGAGCCGCAACGTGACAGTCCTGGACTACGGCTCCGGGAACATCCGATCCGCCGTCCGCGCACTGGAACACGTCGGAGCCAACGTCACCCTGAGCTCCAAATCCACGGATGTCCTGAACGCCGACGGGCTGCTGGTGCCCGGCGTTGGCGCGTTCGCCGCGGTCATGCAGGGCCTGAAAGAGGTTGACGCGCTGCGCCTGATCGGCCGCCGCATTGCCGGCGGACGTCCCGTGATGGGGATCTGCGTGGGCCTCCAGGTCCTGTTCGACGAGGGCGTGGAGCACGGCGTGCGGACTCCGGGAATGGGGGAGTGGCCCGGAGTCGTGGAGCGTTTGGACGCCGAAGTGGTGCCGCACATGGGCTGGAACACCGTGCAGCCGCCTGAAGGCTCCAAGCTGTTCGCAGGCATTGAGGACGAACGGTTCTATTTTGTGCACAGCTACGGCGTGCAGAAATGGGACTTCGACGTTACCCAGCCCGCCATGCGCGCACCCGCTGTCACCTGGGCCGAGCACGGGAGCCGCTTCATCGCGGCCGTGGAGAACGGTCCGCTGACGGCTACGCAGTTCCATCCTGAAAAGTCCGGTGACGCCGGTGCGGCGCTGCTGGAAAACTGGCTGAAGACGCTGGGTTAG
- the hisB gene encoding imidazoleglycerol-phosphate dehydratase HisB yields MTVETTTGRTARLERVTSESSVVVELDLDGSGQSNISTSVPFYDHMLTALAKHSLMDLTVQATGDTHIDVHHTVEDIAISIGEALKTALGNKAGIRRFGEATVPLDEALANAVVDISGRPYLVHTGEPAGQEYHLIGGHFTGSLTRHVFEAITLHAQICLHMTVLGGRDPHHIVEAQFKAFARALRAAVEPDPRVDGIPSTKGAL; encoded by the coding sequence ATGACTGTGGAGACCACCACCGGCCGCACGGCCCGCCTCGAACGGGTCACCAGCGAATCGTCAGTGGTTGTGGAGCTGGACCTGGACGGAAGCGGCCAGTCCAATATCAGCACTTCGGTGCCGTTCTACGACCACATGCTGACGGCCCTGGCCAAGCACTCCCTGATGGATCTCACGGTCCAGGCAACCGGTGACACCCATATCGACGTCCACCACACCGTCGAGGACATTGCCATCAGCATCGGCGAGGCGCTGAAGACGGCGCTGGGTAACAAGGCAGGCATCCGGCGCTTCGGCGAGGCCACCGTTCCGCTTGATGAGGCGCTGGCCAACGCGGTCGTGGATATTTCCGGCAGGCCCTACCTCGTGCACACGGGTGAACCTGCAGGCCAGGAGTACCACCTGATCGGCGGGCACTTCACCGGCTCGCTTACCCGCCACGTCTTCGAAGCGATCACGTTGCACGCCCAGATCTGCCTGCACATGACCGTCCTCGGAGGACGGGACCCGCACCACATCGTGGAAGCCCAGTTCAAGGCTTTCGCCCGGGCACTGCGTGCTGCCGTGGAACCGGATCCCCGCGTCGACGGCATCCCGTCCACCAAGGGAGCCCTATGA